In Haloterrigena turkmenica DSM 5511, a single genomic region encodes these proteins:
- a CDS encoding alkaline phosphatase PhoX: MVEFTRRKLMASSAAAAVGAGTVGLVGADEDPEEHDSLEAPYVKGNIDRFSTTALGAEVTGPFVFETGELLYSLQAPSDDNMEPFNRGGVGVFDDFRFTFNGKNDEFDELEPPRTKTEEQQVLGAAGDYRLLVQAGDEINGGTERFGHPQTPDGENVAELAGEDLASAGGVTDMNFFVSTNEEGTEGYLFTNNETRPGAIIRTPLSRESGRWEADLENAMELENTEAFREVGGTRINCYGDLSPWETPLSAEEDYGHPRVNGLATVSDVVEAGSGVGIRGASTFWNRPNVAGIEDALADIFGEDAWYPMGLWALTGLEKHAYHLGAEPVDLREFENEDGEIEIEDRRRPIGDEAFPNRYRYGKIVEITDPASDDPTPVKHHVFGRAAWECPEVLPDERTVYLASDGGAKGIYKFVAEEPISEYDDRMDVCGTLYAMKATEIGEGPVAETDLDIEWLPLGTASNAEIESWISDYDDVTQVDYLETHAETDWADDLEQALMEADEEVAINGNQDYIADEEIVEWAAQYEERGPDGVDEELRRVPFLETRAAAKEIGASIEFNKAEGIDSHDEAEPSDFIYFGISSLGGTMTDDQGELRFDEVETGVLYRAELEEGYDVSRLEPVVVGPNGSDSVSLLDESLINVDNVMVMDDGRVLLCEDKGTFGRTYENDAMWVYEPPAVLRTDSIAVSHGATGEVDLTLSSIPDGLAGGRVTVSVEHADVAAITDASYHDALELTSGPSIDGDGSSVEFRFADLEDEIGATLDDVTLATLDLEGVGTGTTDITIEVHSLDDDDGLAIDTQPRPGIVVVGPPPVGEGSGRAPTDLDGDGLFEDVNGNGRLDYQDVTLLFEHLEDDTVQLNEAAFDFNDNGRIDYDDIVALYDEL, translated from the coding sequence ATGGTCGAATTTACCAGACGGAAGCTGATGGCATCGTCAGCGGCTGCGGCAGTCGGTGCGGGGACGGTCGGTCTAGTGGGGGCGGACGAGGATCCCGAGGAGCACGACTCGCTCGAGGCACCGTACGTCAAGGGGAACATCGATCGGTTCTCGACGACGGCACTCGGCGCCGAGGTAACGGGGCCGTTTGTCTTCGAGACGGGCGAACTACTCTACAGCCTGCAGGCGCCCAGCGACGACAATATGGAGCCGTTCAACCGGGGCGGCGTCGGCGTCTTCGACGACTTCCGATTTACCTTCAACGGCAAGAACGACGAGTTCGACGAGCTCGAGCCGCCGCGAACGAAGACCGAGGAGCAGCAGGTCCTCGGGGCGGCCGGCGACTACCGGCTGCTCGTTCAGGCGGGCGACGAGATCAACGGCGGGACCGAGCGGTTCGGTCACCCGCAGACGCCCGACGGCGAGAACGTCGCGGAGCTCGCCGGCGAGGACCTCGCGAGCGCCGGCGGCGTCACCGACATGAACTTCTTCGTCTCGACGAACGAGGAAGGCACCGAGGGCTACCTCTTCACCAACAACGAGACTCGTCCGGGTGCAATCATCCGGACGCCGCTCAGCCGCGAGTCGGGCCGCTGGGAGGCTGACCTCGAGAACGCGATGGAACTCGAGAACACCGAGGCATTCCGCGAGGTCGGCGGCACGCGGATCAACTGTTACGGCGACCTGAGTCCGTGGGAGACGCCGCTCTCGGCCGAGGAGGACTACGGCCATCCGCGCGTCAACGGGCTCGCGACGGTCAGCGATGTCGTCGAGGCGGGCAGTGGTGTCGGTATTCGCGGCGCCAGCACGTTCTGGAACCGACCGAACGTCGCCGGAATCGAGGACGCTCTCGCGGACATCTTCGGCGAGGACGCCTGGTATCCGATGGGACTGTGGGCGCTGACCGGTCTCGAGAAACACGCCTACCACCTCGGCGCCGAACCCGTCGACCTGCGCGAGTTCGAGAACGAGGACGGCGAGATTGAGATCGAGGATCGCCGCCGTCCCATCGGTGACGAGGCGTTCCCGAACCGCTACCGCTACGGGAAGATCGTCGAGATCACCGATCCCGCGAGCGACGACCCCACCCCGGTCAAACACCACGTCTTCGGCCGCGCCGCGTGGGAGTGTCCCGAAGTCCTCCCCGACGAGCGGACCGTCTACCTGGCCTCCGACGGCGGCGCGAAGGGCATCTATAAGTTCGTCGCCGAAGAGCCGATTTCGGAGTACGACGACCGGATGGACGTCTGCGGCACGCTGTACGCCATGAAAGCCACCGAGATCGGCGAGGGACCGGTCGCCGAGACCGACCTAGATATCGAGTGGCTTCCGCTGGGCACCGCGAGCAACGCCGAAATCGAGTCCTGGATCAGCGATTACGACGACGTCACGCAGGTCGACTACCTCGAGACCCACGCCGAGACCGACTGGGCCGACGACCTCGAGCAGGCGCTGATGGAAGCGGACGAGGAGGTCGCGATCAACGGCAACCAGGACTACATCGCCGACGAGGAGATCGTCGAGTGGGCCGCCCAGTACGAGGAACGCGGCCCTGACGGTGTCGACGAAGAACTCCGTCGCGTTCCCTTCCTCGAGACCCGCGCGGCCGCCAAGGAAATCGGCGCCAGCATCGAGTTCAACAAGGCCGAAGGAATCGATTCCCACGACGAGGCCGAACCCAGCGATTTCATCTACTTCGGCATCTCCTCGCTCGGCGGCACCATGACCGACGATCAGGGCGAACTCCGCTTCGATGAGGTCGAGACCGGCGTCCTCTACCGGGCCGAACTCGAGGAGGGCTACGACGTCTCCCGGCTCGAGCCGGTCGTCGTCGGCCCGAACGGGAGCGATTCCGTCTCCCTGCTCGACGAGTCGCTGATCAACGTCGACAACGTGATGGTCATGGACGACGGCCGAGTCCTCCTCTGTGAGGACAAGGGTACCTTCGGCCGCACATACGAGAACGACGCGATGTGGGTCTACGAGCCGCCGGCGGTTCTCCGGACCGACTCGATCGCGGTCAGTCACGGTGCGACCGGCGAGGTCGACCTAACACTGTCATCGATCCCGGACGGCCTCGCGGGCGGTCGCGTCACCGTCTCGGTCGAGCACGCCGACGTCGCCGCGATCACCGACGCCAGCTACCACGATGCGCTGGAACTGACCTCGGGGCCGTCGATCGACGGTGACGGCTCGAGCGTCGAGTTCCGCTTTGCCGACCTCGAGGACGAGATCGGCGCGACGCTCGACGACGTCACGCTCGCGACGCTCGACCTCGAGGGCGTCGGGACGGGCACGACTGATATTACGATCGAGGTCCACTCGCTGGACGACGACGACGGGCTGGCGATCGACACCCAGCCTCGTCCGGGCATCGTCGTCGTCGGTCCGCCGCCGGTCGGTGAGGGGTCGGGCCGCGCCCCGACCGACCTCGACGGCGACGGCCTGTTCGAGGACGTCAACGGTAACGGCCGACTCGACTACCAGGACGTCACTTTGCTGTTCGAGCACCTCGAGGACGATACCGTCCAGCTCAACGAGGCGGCGTTCGACTTCAACGACAACGGCCGCATCGACTACGACGACATCGTCGCCCTCTACGACGAACTGTAA
- a CDS encoding O-acetylhomoserine aminocarboxypropyltransferase/cysteine synthase family protein, which produces MSEESDDTDRQFATNSVHAGQEPDPTTGARAPPLYQTTSYEFEDTEHAAALFGLEETGNIYSRIMNPTNAMLEERIATLEGGVGALATSSGMAAFDLATFILADVGDNIVSSSSLYGGTYTYLTHTVAKRGIQTKFVDTLDYEAYAEAIDDDTAFIHLETIGNPALVTPDIERIADIAHDHGVPLFVDNTFATPYLCRPLEHGADLVWNSTTKWLHGAGSTVGGVLVDGGSFPWPEGDYPEITEPNPAYHGVNFYETFGEAAFSVVARTRGLRDLGNQQSPFDAWVTLQKLESLPLRMEKHCENAMVVAEYLEDHPKVSWVNYPGLESHETHENAREYLEGGYGGMITFGLEGVDGSDTDPSARETSSRAGYDAAETVCNEVDLASLLANVGDAKTLIIHPASTTHQQLTEEEKLASGVTDDLVRLSIGIEDVDDVIADLDRAIDAA; this is translated from the coding sequence ATGAGCGAGGAATCCGACGACACGGACCGTCAGTTCGCCACGAACAGCGTCCACGCCGGCCAGGAACCCGATCCGACGACGGGTGCTCGAGCGCCGCCGCTGTACCAGACGACCTCCTACGAGTTCGAGGACACCGAGCACGCCGCCGCCCTGTTCGGCTTAGAGGAGACCGGGAACATCTACTCGCGAATCATGAACCCGACGAACGCGATGTTAGAGGAGCGCATCGCGACCCTCGAGGGCGGCGTCGGCGCGCTCGCCACGTCGTCGGGGATGGCTGCCTTCGACCTCGCGACGTTCATCCTCGCGGACGTCGGCGACAACATCGTCTCCTCGTCGTCGCTGTACGGCGGCACCTACACCTACCTCACTCACACCGTCGCGAAGCGCGGCATCCAGACGAAGTTCGTCGATACGCTGGACTACGAGGCCTACGCCGAGGCTATCGACGACGACACGGCGTTCATCCACCTCGAGACGATCGGTAATCCGGCGCTCGTGACGCCGGATATCGAGCGCATCGCGGACATCGCCCACGACCACGGCGTGCCGCTGTTCGTCGACAACACGTTCGCCACGCCGTACCTGTGCCGCCCGCTCGAGCACGGCGCCGACCTCGTCTGGAACTCGACGACCAAGTGGCTCCACGGCGCCGGTTCGACCGTCGGCGGCGTACTGGTCGACGGCGGCTCCTTCCCGTGGCCGGAGGGCGACTATCCCGAGATTACGGAGCCCAATCCCGCGTACCACGGCGTCAACTTCTACGAGACGTTCGGCGAGGCGGCCTTCTCGGTTGTCGCGCGGACTCGCGGGCTGCGCGATCTGGGCAATCAACAGTCTCCGTTCGACGCCTGGGTCACCCTCCAGAAACTCGAGTCGCTGCCGCTGCGGATGGAGAAACACTGTGAGAACGCGATGGTCGTCGCGGAGTACCTCGAGGACCACCCGAAGGTCTCGTGGGTCAACTATCCCGGCCTCGAGAGCCACGAGACCCACGAGAACGCCCGGGAGTACTTAGAGGGCGGCTACGGCGGGATGATCACCTTCGGCCTCGAGGGCGTCGACGGGTCCGACACGGACCCGTCTGCTCGCGAGACGTCGTCTCGCGCTGGCTACGACGCCGCCGAGACGGTCTGTAACGAGGTCGATCTGGCGAGCCTGCTGGCCAACGTCGGCGACGCGAAGACGCTGATCATCCACCCCGCGAGCACGACCCACCAGCAGCTCACCGAGGAGGAGAAACTGGCCAGCGGCGTCACCGACGATCTCGTCCGCCTCTCGATCGGTATCGAGGACGTCGACGACGTGATCGCGGATCTGGATCGGGCGATCGACGCGGCCTGA
- a CDS encoding DUF7522 family protein, translating into MPTGLLTDEAAEQIVATCRTAIGDSLRSITYFTRDDFEQVYLREDLERDADLSTFIGHEWRGFKTAQTAYENSELGDYNYTIRVFDNGFLVRVTSDSEGIFVTTDGLTVKDFEEVATAINVFLNDREIE; encoded by the coding sequence ATGCCCACCGGGTTACTCACGGACGAGGCTGCAGAACAGATCGTCGCGACCTGTCGGACGGCGATCGGTGACAGTCTCCGTTCGATCACCTACTTCACGCGCGACGACTTCGAGCAGGTGTACCTGCGCGAGGACTTAGAGCGCGACGCCGATCTATCGACCTTTATCGGCCACGAGTGGCGCGGCTTCAAGACGGCGCAGACGGCCTACGAGAACTCCGAACTCGGCGATTACAACTACACCATTCGCGTCTTCGACAACGGCTTTCTCGTCAGGGTAACCAGCGACAGCGAGGGGATCTTCGTCACGACCGACGGACTCACAGTCAAGGATTTCGAAGAGGTCGCGACGGCGATCAACGTGTTCCTCAACGATCGCGAGATCGAGTAG
- a CDS encoding DUF5813 family protein — MTDLPDPVAREFESHDAFVPLEDGAGYDLETTVFDATVTADDAEGKRDGEFRVTVTLPTLNAAVAGETVASVVEDGWFETLERRLEDTFTVAHTSTHEDPVVDRGADAVTVRLEYVAWDAAEGVDDAKALIEFVEGTFAQGIIPGYEYQGAAATLLENAQNRGQQAADSDRDGSSGGMPM, encoded by the coding sequence ATGACTGATCTTCCCGATCCCGTCGCCCGCGAGTTCGAGTCCCACGACGCGTTCGTCCCGCTCGAGGACGGCGCCGGGTACGACCTCGAGACGACCGTCTTCGACGCGACCGTCACCGCCGACGACGCCGAGGGAAAGCGGGACGGCGAGTTCCGCGTCACCGTCACCCTCCCGACGCTCAACGCCGCCGTCGCCGGCGAGACCGTCGCCTCCGTTGTCGAGGACGGCTGGTTCGAAACCTTAGAGCGCCGTCTCGAGGATACCTTCACGGTCGCACACACGAGCACCCACGAGGACCCCGTCGTCGACCGTGGCGCCGACGCGGTCACCGTCAGACTCGAGTACGTCGCCTGGGACGCAGCGGAGGGCGTCGACGACGCCAAGGCCCTCATCGAGTTCGTCGAGGGGACGTTCGCCCAGGGGATTATCCCCGGCTACGAGTATCAGGGCGCCGCCGCGACGCTGCTCGAGAACGCCCAGAACCGCGGCCAGCAGGCTGCAGATAGTGATCGCGATGGGAGTAGCGGCGGAATGCCGATGTAA